In Necator americanus strain Aroian chromosome IV, whole genome shotgun sequence, the following proteins share a genomic window:
- a CDS encoding hypothetical protein (NECATOR_CHRIV.G16939.T1) — MRFFGKKDFLNCETAWRNGSAFDSRSKGWAFDPLSGQEFCTRPKTTYPLPYARIVVGNMRLFGKKDFLNCETAWRNGSAFDSRSKGWAFDPLSGQEFCTRPKTT; from the coding sequence ATGAGATTTttcgggaagaaggactttctcaactgtgagaccgcttggcgcaatggtagcgcgttcgactccagatcgaaaggttgggcgttcgatccgctcagtggtcaggagttttgcactcggccgaaaactacataccCTCTACCGTATGCTCGAATAGTGGTGGGAAACATGAGACtcttcgggaagaaggactttctcaactgtgagaccgcttggcgcaatggtagcgcgttcgactccagatcgaaaggttgggcgttcgatccgctcagtggtcaggagttttgcactcggccgaaaactacatag
- a CDS encoding hypothetical protein (NECATOR_CHRIV.G16940.T2): MPCLKPAELRFVHDPLTRWLWQYLFPLQFTLGVLGNILNLCVLASDETSNVASDLLAAVSFCDLAFLLVMLPHALSSYDTLAFNDTFRFFYLKSKQHIAAVANWMSAAAIWLILAVSVERFLIIRSPLRSKLYWQRGKMVLVLSSIFFATGLLTLYHHFEYDCTLMEFCNGSQLIDFCYYAGEKHPRTFLKKELILPSEVKKVYMRVMTIFNAVLVVLAPILLVIVLNMLMIRELHYNDLSILETFRGSITRNQHRQRRRVTITVIAIGLCFSLTQGPSAVMVIWELFAGYAHLGATFYAIFSITNSLVVTGKTINFILFCLSSEHFRRKCFILLFRKFPKLSQSSFGQRFSAYTRSNSTDARGSLRTLRSYRRSSVPAIREPREIIHRTESIPEDQTLIVKVD, from the exons ATGCCGTGCCTGAAACCCGCAGAATTACGCTTTGTTCACGACCCTCTTACCAG ATGGCTGTGGCAGTACTTGTTTCCGTTACAATTTACGCTCGGTGTTCTCGGTAACATTTTAAATCTGTGTGTGCTAGCATCGGATGAGACTTCAAATGTCGCTAGCGATTTG TTGGCCGCTGTATCATTCTGTGACCTCGCGTTTCTACTGGTCATGCTTCCACATGCTCTTTCATCCTATGATACATTGGCTTTCAACGAcacttttcgctttttctatttgaaaagCAAACAACATATCGCCGCGGTGGCGAATTGGATGAGTGCAGCTGCCATTTG GTTGATTCTGGCTGTTTCTGTCGAACGTTTCTTGATAATTCGATCACCGCTTCGATCTAAATTGTACTGGCAGAGAGGGAAGATGGTGCTCGTTTTGAGTTCAATCTTCTTCGCTACCG gGTTACTGACACTGTATCATCATTTCGAATATGACTGCACGTTGATGGAATTCTGTAATGGTAGTCAACTTATCGATTTTTGCTATTATGCGGGCGAAAAACATCCGAGAACATTCCTCAAGAAAGAATTG ATCCTTCCAAGCGAGGTAAAGAAGGTCTATATGCGGGTTATGACCATATTTAACGCTGTTTTG GTTGTCCTTGCGCCAATCCTTCTCGTGATTGTTCTTAATATGCTTATGATAAGGGAATTACATTATAATGATCTGTCGATATTGGAGACATTCCGCGGTTCGATCACAAGAAATCAACAT CGTCAACGTCGCCGTGTTACGATTACCGTCATTGCGATCGGATTATGTTTTTCATTGACCCAGGGACCATCAGCGGTTATGGTGATTTGGGAATTATTTGCTGGTTATGCACATCTAGGAGCGACTTTTTATGCGATCTTTAG tattaCAAACAGCCTCGTTGTAACAGGAAAAACTATAAATTTCATATTATTCTGCCTCTCATCGGAGCACTTTCGCCGGAAATGCTTCATTCTACTTttccgaaaatttccaaaa CTTTCGCAAAGCAGCTTCGGTCAACGGTTCAGTGCGTATACCAGAAGCAATTCGACAGACGCACGAGGATCTTTACGCACATTACGGTCATATCGGCGTAGTTCTGTGCCGGCAATCCGTGAGCCAAGGGAGATTATACACAGAACCGAGAGCATACCAGAAGATCAGACACTCATCGTAAAGGTTGATTGA
- a CDS encoding hypothetical protein (NECATOR_CHRIV.G16940.T1), with protein sequence MPCLKPAELRFVHDPLTRWLWQYLFPLQFTLGVLGNILNLCVLASDETSNVASDLLAAVSFCDLAFLLVMLPHALSSYDTLAFNDTFRFFYLKSKQHIAAVANWMSAAAIWLILAVSVERFLIIRSPLRSKLYWQRGKMVLVLSSIFFATGLLTLYHHFEYDCTLMEFCNGSQLIDFCYYAGEKHPRTFLKKELILPSEVKKVYMRVMTIFNAVLVVLAPILLVIVLNMLMIRELHYNDLSILETFRGSITRNQHVRLRQRRRVTITVIAIGLCFSLTQGPSAVMVIWELFAGYAHLGATFYAIFSITNSLVVTGKTINFILFCLSSEHFRRKCFILLFRKFPKLSQSSFGQRFSAYTRSNSTDARGSLRTLRSYRRSSVPAIREPREIIHRTESIPEDQTLIVKVD encoded by the exons ATGCCGTGCCTGAAACCCGCAGAATTACGCTTTGTTCACGACCCTCTTACCAG ATGGCTGTGGCAGTACTTGTTTCCGTTACAATTTACGCTCGGTGTTCTCGGTAACATTTTAAATCTGTGTGTGCTAGCATCGGATGAGACTTCAAATGTCGCTAGCGATTTG TTGGCCGCTGTATCATTCTGTGACCTCGCGTTTCTACTGGTCATGCTTCCACATGCTCTTTCATCCTATGATACATTGGCTTTCAACGAcacttttcgctttttctatttgaaaagCAAACAACATATCGCCGCGGTGGCGAATTGGATGAGTGCAGCTGCCATTTG GTTGATTCTGGCTGTTTCTGTCGAACGTTTCTTGATAATTCGATCACCGCTTCGATCTAAATTGTACTGGCAGAGAGGGAAGATGGTGCTCGTTTTGAGTTCAATCTTCTTCGCTACCG gGTTACTGACACTGTATCATCATTTCGAATATGACTGCACGTTGATGGAATTCTGTAATGGTAGTCAACTTATCGATTTTTGCTATTATGCGGGCGAAAAACATCCGAGAACATTCCTCAAGAAAGAATTG ATCCTTCCAAGCGAGGTAAAGAAGGTCTATATGCGGGTTATGACCATATTTAACGCTGTTTTG GTTGTCCTTGCGCCAATCCTTCTCGTGATTGTTCTTAATATGCTTATGATAAGGGAATTACATTATAATGATCTGTCGATATTGGAGACATTCCGCGGTTCGATCACAAGAAATCAACATGTTCGATTA CGTCAACGTCGCCGTGTTACGATTACCGTCATTGCGATCGGATTATGTTTTTCATTGACCCAGGGACCATCAGCGGTTATGGTGATTTGGGAATTATTTGCTGGTTATGCACATCTAGGAGCGACTTTTTATGCGATCTTTAG tattaCAAACAGCCTCGTTGTAACAGGAAAAACTATAAATTTCATATTATTCTGCCTCTCATCGGAGCACTTTCGCCGGAAATGCTTCATTCTACTTttccgaaaatttccaaaa CTTTCGCAAAGCAGCTTCGGTCAACGGTTCAGTGCGTATACCAGAAGCAATTCGACAGACGCACGAGGATCTTTACGCACATTACGGTCATATCGGCGTAGTTCTGTGCCGGCAATCCGTGAGCCAAGGGAGATTATACACAGAACCGAGAGCATACCAGAAGATCAGACACTCATCGTAAAGGTTGATTGA
- a CDS encoding hypothetical protein (NECATOR_CHRIV.G16941.T1), which translates to MPCQAVHSQLLFVLLTCYCNLTFYLLLARQHSIHILSVNASEVSTKEVTMKVEGFKVFISLIIYILSILCIICCIMINNVDRMATKVPSAVIVAILIFVLLFNVMAMILLFIHNGPNNEKVTEIRACAILSTPTAVLIMVTLGYFAWKPPTTALIIHDYTKNFKQGTKKKSNNRHTVIPIPKAFSGESKEKNKSSDEEKHNEEQPQYENLVEVNQGPPDASPVGVDVNPKKPGSADEANVNKDYPVSPEVVEMEKKSADGGEAPANAENAAPL; encoded by the exons ATGCCATGTCAGGCAGTACATTCTCAGCTACTATTCGTACTGCTG ACATGTTATTGCAATTTGACCTTCTACTTGTTACTTGCACGGCAGCACAGCATTCACATTCTTAGTGTAAATGCATCGGAAGTATCTACTAAGGAAGTTACAATGAAGGTCGAAGGTTTCAAA gtGTTCATATCTCTGATAATATACATACTTTCTATACTATGTATAATTTGTTGTATTATGATAAATAATGTGGATCGAATGGCAACAAAGGTCCCATCGGCAGTG atcgTTGCTATCTTAATATTCGTGCTTTTGTTCAACGTGATGGCAatgattcttttatttattcacaatggtccaaataatgaaaaagtgaCGGAGATACGAGCATGCGCG ATACTCTCCACACCAACCGCCGTTCTGATTATGGTAACACTTGGATATTTTGCATGGAAACCACCGACAACAGCTTTGATCATACATGATTACACTAAGAATTTCAAgcaaggaacaaaaaagaagtcaaatAACCGCCATACAGTAATTCCGATCCCTAA GGCATTCAGCGGcgaatcaaaagaaaagaacaagtcatcagatgaagaaaaacataacGAGGAACAACCTCAGTATGAGAATTTGGTCGAAGTGAATCAAGGGCCACCTGATGCTAGTCCTGTCGGTGTTGACGTGAACCCAAAAAAGCCTGGTAGCGCTGATGAAGCAAATGTTAATAAGGATTATCCTGTTAGTCCTGAAGTAgttgaaatggaaaagaaatccgCCGATGGCGGCGAGGCACCAGCGAATGCCGAAAATGCGGCTCCTCTTTGA
- a CDS encoding hypothetical protein (NECATOR_CHRIV.G16938.T1), giving the protein MVADRLQIERFSIWSGQVLHYQKSGLTVEKVLLPERFLNCHLALFEHFSAECKTPDQWSNAQPFDLESNALPKLEKKLFGKKDFLNCETAWRNGSAFDSRSKGYRSIRSVVRSFALGRKLHSFHHLRIVVET; this is encoded by the coding sequence ATGGTAGCGgatcgactccagatcgaaaggttttCGATCTGGAGTGGTCAAGTTTTGCACTACCAAAaaagcggtctcacagttgagaaagtccttcttcccgaaAGATTTCTCAACTGCCACTTGGCACTATTCGAGCAtttttcggccgagtgcaaaactcctgaccagtggtcgaacgcccaacctttcgatctggagtcgaacgcgctaccaaaacttgagaagaaactcttcgggaagaaggactttctcaactgtgagaccgcttggcgcaatggtagcgcgttcgactccagatcgaaaggttaccgttcgatccgctcagtggtcaggagttttgcactcggccgaaaactacatagtTTCCACCATTTGCGAATAGTGGTGGAAACTTGA